From the Lathyrus oleraceus cultivar Zhongwan6 chromosome 4, CAAS_Psat_ZW6_1.0, whole genome shotgun sequence genome, one window contains:
- the LOC127137832 gene encoding uncharacterized protein LOC127137832, with protein sequence MSQHPSSSGSKSSQHAKNPSMGFGDEDVMDVTPLCMIPGDTTGTASNAGDKQGNTSGNSSLPKDTHYTDRAIRRLVTRILSEGHVVEGVSTPLSRREPSPEGKTHADKDDDSFRSEKEVAAEGLCSLGKTLPSKKQKVPQEDIVDLEEENTEGEDDSLVHLVKPNIAEKLRAKNGKSMANMRAARVKNAAGIGPSKPWSKVEVKKRKERDNSDSEEDVQDDVPDISPAKRQVVQKSPGKATAVHLDNIYFHLEDGAAKWKYVIQRRVAIERELGQEAVEVKEVIELIKNVGLMKTVVTLTQCYEGHASTNAVKLPIVFPSLICGIILSQQPGILRTSDIPSRRKTSLSIHYKLFEGSHVKDVMTSGRRESTAKGSLIDQLKETCKELEDGIRVARARKEALEVLICSLEREDREKAGKESNLRSQSCSES encoded by the exons ATGTCTCAACATCCTTCATCATCTGGTTCCAAATCCTCCCAACATGCGAAGAATCCATCTATGGGGTTTGGAGATGAAGATGTAATGGACGTCACTCCTCTGTGCATGATACCTGGCGACACCACAGGTACCGCCTCCAATgctggagataagcaaggtaatacctctGGTAACTCCTCTCTTCCTAAAGACACGCATTACACTGATCGCGCTATAAGGAGACTGGTTACTAGAATACTGAGTGAAGGACATGTAGTTGAAGGGGTctctacccctctgtccagaagggaacCCTCTCCTGAGGGTAAAACCcatgctgataaagatgatgattcatTTAGATCAGAAAAAGAGGTGGCAGCTGAAGGGCTttgctctctaggtaaaaccctacctagtAAGAAACAAAAGGTGCCTCAAGAAGATATTGTTGATCTAGAGGAAGAAAacactgaaggagaagatgatTCTTTGGTTCATCTAGTTAAACCGAACATAGCTGAGAAACTGAGAGCTAAGAATGGAAAAAGTATGGCTAACATGAGAGCTGCTAGAGTGAAAAATGCTGCAGGAATAGGACCCTCAAAACCCTGGAGCAAGGTTGAGGttaagaaaagaaaagaaagagacAACTCTGACTCTGAGGAGGATGTTcaagacgatgtcccagacatctcccctgcaaaaaggcaggttGTTCAGAAATCTCCTGGCAAGGCTACTGCTGTTCATCTAGACAATATCTATTTTCACTTGGAAGATGGAGCAGCAAAGTGGAAATATGTCATTCAAAGAAGAGTAGCCATTGAGAGAGAACTTGGACAAGAAGCTGTAGAAGTAAAAGAGGTTATTGAGCTGATCAAAAATGTTGGACTCATGAAAACTGTGGTTACTCTAACCCAATGCTATGAGGG acatgcttctacaaatgctgtAAAGTTACCTATTGTCTTCCCTTCCCTTatttgtggcattatcctgagtcaacaaccaggGATCCTGAGgacaagtgacattccaagcaggaGGAAAACATCTTTGTCCATCCATTACAAGTTGTTTGAAGGAAGTCATGTCaaggatgtcatgacatctggtAGAAGGGAGTCTACAGCTAAAGGAAGCTTGATTGACCAACTGAAAGAGACCTGCAAAGAATTGGAAgatggtataagggtggccagGGCCAGAAAGGAAGCTTTAGAAGTTCTCATCTGTAGCCTGGAAAGGGAAGACAGAGAAAAGGCTGGAAAGGAATCAAATCTAAGATCCCAATCTTGTTCTGAAAGCTGA